A single Bacillus sp. HMF5848 DNA region contains:
- a CDS encoding GNAT family N-acetyltransferase, whose product MIVQSLNVNRINDFVVYCKKHRHEVDESYLYDEDLSNFQVNEENPTYIIVDEENNIVAAASLILDQYHKEGKRARFRIFHSELVITEYYQVLLNSILAHTEDLDKVFLFIPNDCLQIKKIFETLQFNVERYSFVLVRDDIDVPKYNLPNNYEIKPYRAGVDEEIWCDIRNASFATLKGNEVPISRDMVSKLVLSNDYIEGGMMILYHLNKPIGVVRGSADIYEGIPTMSIGPLAIIPSYQGKGLGRILLRAVLKFAREKSYSKAILCVNGENERAKTLYEHEGFKEVEAVVCYKYDIKTW is encoded by the coding sequence ATGATTGTTCAATCATTAAATGTTAATAGAATCAATGACTTTGTGGTGTATTGTAAAAAACACAGACATGAGGTTGATGAATCATATCTTTATGACGAGGATTTATCAAATTTTCAAGTGAATGAAGAAAATCCTACTTACATCATAGTTGATGAAGAAAATAATATTGTTGCTGCTGCTTCTCTTATTCTTGATCAATATCACAAAGAAGGAAAAAGAGCTCGTTTCCGAATTTTTCATTCTGAATTAGTTATTACTGAATATTATCAAGTGCTACTGAATTCAATCTTGGCTCATACTGAGGATTTAGATAAGGTATTCTTATTTATACCTAATGATTGCTTACAAATAAAAAAGATATTTGAAACATTACAGTTTAATGTCGAACGATACTCTTTTGTACTTGTGAGAGATGATATAGATGTACCTAAATACAACCTGCCGAACAATTATGAAATTAAACCTTATCGTGCAGGTGTTGACGAAGAAATATGGTGTGATATAAGAAATGCATCATTTGCAACGCTAAAAGGTAATGAGGTGCCCATTTCTCGTGACATGGTAAGTAAGTTGGTTCTATCAAATGATTATATAGAAGGAGGGATGATGATTTTATATCATCTTAATAAACCAATAGGTGTTGTAAGAGGGTCTGCTGATATATATGAAGGGATTCCAACAATGAGCATTGGACCACTTGCTATTATTCCAAGTTATCAAGGAAAAGGGTTAGGAAGAATTCTTTTAAGGGCTGTTCTTAAATTTGCTCGTGAAAAGTCTTATTCAAAAGCAATTCTTTGTGTAAATGGAGAAAATGAGCGGGCAAAAACATTGTATGAGCATGAAGGATTTAAGGAGGTAGAAGCCGTTGTTTGTTATAAGTATGATATAAAAACTTGGTGA
- a CDS encoding helix-turn-helix transcriptional regulator, with translation MSIYTDNIIFQKSPVAELLTALRLIGFGELDNGEHDLIKDVSPEIKEWVQDTISKIPNDLVNEIKVFFNKESYLGLTTFPFAINQKAYHDVHSYVSMLHHLSLEDYYWAFLNTGFSPDLSIERYDHPDEVIKVLNNTNMPEAEKWKVSYLIFDGERTKQRFTQLIERFYYQFFQQREQELLEHQEGFINKMNEELKQGNVKYFSQLMDKYGVSLSDSEVIIFPSYFSDVGTFFASIKRFNMNAFILGIRDYETVESSRGEKETLDAIKILIDEKRFKILQMLNKQPYYGYELAQALEVSNSTMSHHLSTLVANRFIRAIRKENKVYYETNSEEIQSVLKQLETMFIK, from the coding sequence TTGAGCATATATACAGATAACATTATCTTTCAAAAATCACCTGTTGCAGAACTATTAACAGCATTAAGGCTTATTGGATTTGGTGAATTAGATAATGGTGAGCATGATTTAATCAAAGATGTTTCTCCAGAGATTAAAGAATGGGTTCAAGATACTATTAGTAAAATACCAAACGATCTAGTTAATGAGATAAAAGTTTTCTTTAATAAGGAAAGTTATCTCGGATTGACCACTTTTCCGTTCGCTATTAACCAGAAGGCATATCATGACGTGCATTCATATGTAAGCATGCTTCATCACCTCTCACTTGAGGATTATTACTGGGCATTCTTAAATACTGGTTTTAGTCCCGACCTGTCAATAGAAAGGTATGACCATCCAGATGAAGTGATAAAAGTGCTGAATAATACTAACATGCCCGAAGCTGAGAAGTGGAAAGTTAGTTACTTAATTTTCGATGGAGAACGAACTAAGCAAAGGTTTACTCAACTTATTGAACGCTTTTACTATCAATTCTTCCAACAACGAGAACAAGAACTTTTGGAACATCAGGAAGGCTTCATCAATAAAATGAATGAGGAATTAAAACAAGGGAATGTTAAATATTTCTCCCAATTGATGGATAAATACGGTGTATCACTCTCAGATAGTGAGGTCATTATTTTCCCCTCATACTTTTCAGATGTAGGTACGTTCTTCGCTTCCATAAAACGGTTTAACATGAATGCTTTTATTTTAGGAATTCGCGATTATGAAACTGTGGAATCATCAAGAGGTGAAAAGGAAACATTAGATGCTATAAAAATCTTAATTGATGAAAAACGGTTTAAGATATTACAAATGCTAAATAAACAACCTTATTACGGCTATGAATTAGCACAAGCGTTAGAGGTATCAAACTCGACTATGTCTCATCACCTCTCCACTCTTGTTGCTAATAGGTTTATACGAGCGATTCGTAAGGAAAACAAAGTTTATTACGAGACAAATAGTGAAGAAATCCAGTCGGTATTGAAACAGTTAGAAACGATGTTTATTAAATAA
- a CDS encoding MFS transporter, translating into MTQIQMTQERVVKQKAFLGLLGEKNFLILWLTYLASSLSVSFFLFISNWYVVDYLKLEAMLGLVFFASTVPRVLFMLVGGAIADRISKPFIMFISDFTKGILLIGVIALLFTDLLSIWVLIVLGLVFGILDAFFWPASTSILPSLVKEDDLTRANSILNMTRQFSFICGPLVASLLLGVGGYTTVFVVISILLILAGIIDLKLKDSTQSDARTETKTKTVKQQVTSILTSIKEGLTYVKQSSFLTALMSTSVFLNLFFTGPFILGLPIFAKDVLGGDEFTYSILTGSLTAGMLAGTLVIGMMNLKRKRGLISVVSILIMALLFITMSLSNIIWVSVALVTLMGAAMSFANVPLASVVQSHTESEYLGRVMSLIAFAAMGLTPISHLLTSSLLALQLPIQHIMLSGAIALCLFTIYTLIRAKGLREVD; encoded by the coding sequence ATGACACAAATACAAATGACTCAAGAGCGTGTTGTTAAGCAAAAAGCATTTCTTGGATTACTCGGTGAAAAGAATTTTTTGATATTATGGCTCACATACTTAGCTTCGAGTCTAAGTGTTTCGTTCTTTTTATTCATCTCCAATTGGTATGTTGTAGATTATTTGAAATTAGAGGCCATGCTAGGACTTGTATTTTTCGCATCCACTGTTCCACGCGTGTTGTTTATGTTAGTCGGAGGTGCTATTGCCGATCGCATTAGCAAACCATTTATTATGTTCATTTCGGACTTCACAAAAGGAATATTACTTATAGGTGTGATCGCCTTATTATTCACTGACCTACTTTCTATATGGGTATTAATTGTTCTAGGATTAGTATTCGGCATTCTTGATGCTTTTTTCTGGCCAGCAAGCACTTCTATTTTACCTAGCCTAGTAAAAGAAGACGATTTAACACGAGCGAATTCAATCTTGAATATGACAAGACAATTTTCCTTTATATGCGGGCCTTTAGTCGCCTCTCTTTTATTAGGAGTGGGAGGGTATACTACTGTCTTTGTAGTGATTTCAATTTTATTGATATTAGCAGGAATAATTGACCTAAAACTAAAAGACTCTACCCAATCTGACGCCCGTACTGAAACAAAGACAAAAACGGTAAAACAACAAGTAACCAGCATACTCACTTCTATTAAAGAAGGATTAACTTATGTAAAGCAATCTTCTTTTTTAACAGCCTTGATGAGCACTTCCGTATTTTTAAACCTATTCTTCACAGGGCCATTTATACTGGGACTTCCCATCTTTGCAAAAGATGTCCTTGGAGGTGACGAATTCACATACAGTATATTAACAGGAAGCTTAACAGCCGGCATGCTCGCGGGAACTTTAGTAATTGGTATGATGAACTTGAAGCGGAAAAGAGGGTTAATATCTGTTGTAAGTATATTAATAATGGCTCTGCTATTTATCACAATGAGCCTTTCTAATATTATATGGGTAAGTGTTGCTCTTGTCACATTAATGGGAGCAGCCATGTCCTTTGCTAACGTACCTTTAGCGTCTGTTGTCCAAAGCCACACAGAATCGGAATATTTAGGAAGAGTTATGAGTTTAATTGCCTTTGCAGCTATGGGGTTAACACCTATATCCCACTTACTAACAAGTTCGTTACTTGCTCTACAACTACCGATTCAACACATTATGCTTAGTGGTGCTATTGCGCTGTGTTTATTCACAATTTATACTCTCATACGCGCAAAAGGATTGCGTGAAGTAGATTAA
- a CDS encoding phosphotransferase enzyme family protein, whose amino-acid sequence MESLVEKLFNESLIYDACDKFGIGIIEFVKLGDFENYVFEIKTESQSYILRLTHSTHRVEEQVLAELEWINYLQAAGVKTPRAFHSIQNNLTEQLAVEDSYFTACLFEKAKGHKVNRKDPAIWNNTTFFNWGKLIGKMHALTKAYDSSLSKVKRPHWDEDDLLEFEQYIPAEGNNLVIKNSHHHLEKISLLPKNRNNYGLIHTDLHAGNFFVDNEDIIAFDFDDCSYQWFASDIAIPLYYSVLPIQSTEERHAFASDFLKCFLDGYRTENSLDPQWILLIPDFMKLREMVLYSVLHKKLTPTELAEPGMQRWVRELKQNIEQAKTIVNIDFSLYS is encoded by the coding sequence TTGGAGAGTTTAGTAGAAAAGTTATTTAACGAATCTTTAATTTATGACGCCTGTGACAAGTTTGGCATTGGAATCATTGAGTTTGTTAAGTTAGGTGACTTTGAGAATTATGTTTTTGAGATTAAAACGGAGAGTCAATCTTATATCCTTCGTCTTACGCACAGTACTCATCGTGTCGAAGAACAAGTGCTTGCAGAATTAGAATGGATTAATTATTTACAAGCAGCGGGTGTTAAAACACCAAGAGCATTTCATTCCATACAAAACAATTTAACAGAACAACTGGCAGTGGAAGACTCATATTTTACGGCATGCTTGTTTGAAAAAGCAAAAGGGCATAAGGTTAATCGAAAAGATCCTGCTATTTGGAATAATACAACCTTTTTTAACTGGGGGAAGTTAATTGGGAAAATGCATGCATTAACAAAAGCATATGATAGCTCTTTAAGTAAAGTAAAACGACCTCATTGGGACGAGGATGATTTATTAGAGTTTGAGCAATACATACCAGCAGAAGGAAATAATTTAGTAATTAAAAATAGCCACCATCATTTGGAGAAGATTAGCCTTTTGCCTAAAAATCGTAATAACTATGGTTTGATTCACACGGATTTACATGCTGGAAACTTCTTTGTTGATAATGAGGATATTATCGCATTTGACTTTGACGATTGTAGTTATCAATGGTTTGCAAGTGATATTGCAATTCCCCTTTATTATTCAGTTTTACCTATACAGTCGACTGAAGAACGACATGCTTTTGCCAGTGATTTCTTGAAGTGCTTTCTAGATGGCTACAGGACAGAAAACTCACTGGACCCCCAATGGATTTTGCTTATTCCAGATTTTATGAAGCTACGCGAGATGGTATTATACTCTGTGCTACATAAAAAATTGACCCCAACAGAATTAGCGGAGCCGGGGATGCAACGTTGGGTAAGGGAACTTAAGCAAAATATTGAGCAAGCTAAAACAATCGTAAATATAGATTTTTCCTTGTATTCTTAA
- a CDS encoding ribonuclease J translates to MSTKENVLSVYALGGLYEVGKNMYAIEYNNDIIVIDCGNKFPDESLLGIDLIIPDVTYLVENTNKVKALIVTHGHEDHIGGIPYFLKKCNVPVYATRFTLGLIELKLREHKILRETELIEVDSKANLDFGDINVEFFKVNHSIPDCIGILFRTPEGNIVHTGDFKFDLTPVNNQYADIHKMAKIGEEGVILLLSESTNAERPGSTPSEKMVGEHVEDAIKKAEGKVIISTFASNINRVQQVVNASYKTNRKLVLLGRSMVNVVEVAIERGYLDVPTDMIIQPDQIDDLSPEQVTILCTGSQGEPMAALARLSTNNFRGVNIVRGDTVILAAGPIPGNEKNVSRIIDNLFSLGANVIYGTGSSSGMHVSGHGYQEDLKLMLTLMKPTYFIPIHGEFRMLHHHRLLAESVGVEEGYTFILRNGDVVDIEHSIARQTRRIHAGDTYIDGIGDGDVGEIVLRDRKQLSEDGMLVIILTMSKNEQRLMSRPDTISRGFVYARDSENLIKEINRIIDSTVTELLEANKFQWNDIKRNVKRAVGQYVFNQTKRKPMVLPIIIEV, encoded by the coding sequence TTGAGCACAAAAGAAAACGTACTATCGGTTTATGCTTTAGGCGGCTTATATGAAGTCGGTAAAAACATGTACGCTATCGAATATAATAATGATATTATTGTCATCGATTGTGGTAACAAGTTTCCTGATGAAAGTTTATTAGGCATTGATTTAATTATTCCTGATGTTACATATTTAGTAGAAAACACAAACAAAGTAAAGGCTTTAATTGTCACGCATGGGCATGAAGACCACATCGGTGGCATTCCATATTTTTTAAAAAAATGTAATGTCCCCGTTTATGCAACTCGGTTTACACTCGGTTTAATCGAGTTAAAATTGAGAGAACACAAAATCTTAAGAGAAACGGAACTTATTGAGGTAGATTCTAAAGCTAATTTGGATTTCGGTGATATTAATGTGGAATTCTTTAAAGTAAATCACAGTATCCCTGATTGTATAGGGATTTTGTTCCGCACTCCAGAAGGGAATATTGTGCATACAGGCGATTTTAAGTTTGATTTAACTCCTGTTAATAACCAATATGCAGACATACATAAAATGGCGAAAATAGGTGAAGAAGGGGTGATACTTCTTTTATCTGAAAGTACGAATGCAGAGCGACCTGGCTCCACTCCATCAGAGAAAATGGTTGGCGAACATGTTGAAGATGCAATAAAAAAAGCGGAAGGTAAAGTTATTATTTCTACCTTTGCTTCGAATATTAATCGTGTTCAGCAAGTTGTTAACGCATCCTATAAAACAAATCGTAAGCTTGTGTTACTTGGCAGGAGCATGGTCAACGTTGTAGAGGTTGCGATTGAGCGTGGGTATTTAGATGTACCTACAGACATGATAATACAACCAGACCAAATCGATGATTTGTCGCCTGAGCAGGTTACGATTTTATGTACAGGTAGTCAAGGTGAGCCAATGGCAGCTCTCGCTCGCTTGTCAACAAACAACTTTCGTGGTGTAAACATTGTTCGGGGAGATACAGTTATTTTAGCAGCAGGTCCAATCCCTGGAAATGAAAAAAATGTATCAAGAATCATAGATAATTTATTTTCTCTAGGAGCAAACGTAATATATGGAACAGGAAGCTCTTCAGGCATGCACGTTTCTGGTCACGGCTATCAAGAGGACCTTAAACTTATGCTCACATTAATGAAGCCAACGTATTTCATACCGATTCATGGTGAGTTCAGAATGCTCCATCATCACAGACTGTTAGCTGAATCTGTTGGTGTCGAAGAGGGGTACACGTTTATATTGCGTAATGGAGATGTTGTTGATATAGAGCACTCTATTGCTAGGCAAACACGAAGAATTCATGCGGGCGATACATATATTGATGGCATAGGCGACGGAGATGTTGGTGAAATTGTATTACGTGACCGTAAGCAACTATCTGAGGATGGCATGCTTGTTATTATCCTAACTATGAGTAAAAATGAGCAGCGCTTAATGTCTCGACCTGACACAATCTCACGTGGGTTTGTATATGCACGAGACTCTGAGAACCTTATAAAAGAAATAAATCGCATCATTGATAGTACGGTAACTGAATTATTAGAGGCTAATAAGTTTCAGTGGAACGATATAAAACGAAATGTAAAAAGAGCTGTTGGACAATACGTATTTAATCAAACAAAAAGAAAACCAATGGTATTACCCATTATAATCGAAGTCTAA
- a CDS encoding YkvA family protein, giving the protein MEKIKAWARNLKKQIFILYVAYKDKRVPWYAKLFTACIVAYAFSPIDLIPDFIPILGYLDDLIIIPLGIFIALKMIPNDVIADCIVKAEEIMKNGKPKNWFVGSLIVLTWSMLFLWIMIKIYQIALV; this is encoded by the coding sequence ATGGAAAAAATAAAAGCTTGGGCAAGAAACTTAAAAAAACAAATATTTATTCTCTATGTCGCGTACAAAGATAAAAGAGTACCATGGTATGCTAAGTTATTCACTGCTTGTATTGTAGCATATGCGTTTAGTCCGATTGATTTAATTCCTGACTTCATCCCTATACTTGGTTATTTAGACGATTTAATTATTATTCCACTAGGGATTTTCATAGCACTCAAAATGATACCGAACGATGTGATAGCAGACTGTATAGTAAAAGCTGAAGAGATAATGAAAAATGGTAAACCGAAAAACTGGTTTGTCGGTTCGTTAATTGTTTTAACATGGAGTATGCTTTTCTTATGGATTATGATAAAGATTTATCAGATAGCGTTAGTGTAA
- a CDS encoding maltose acetyltransferase domain-containing protein — translation MKSEKEKMLAGEMYNPADPQLIQERENARRLVRMYNQTIETEVTKRTEILKKLFGATGNNVYMEPNIRVDYGYNIYVGENFFVNFDCVILDVCEVRIGDNCMMGPGVHIYTATHPLNPIERNSGKEYAKPVTIGHNVWVGGKAVINPGVNIGDNVVIASGSVVTKDVPDNVVVGGNPARIIKEISINK, via the coding sequence ATGAAGTCGGAAAAAGAAAAAATGCTCGCTGGTGAAATGTATAATCCTGCCGATCCTCAATTAATACAGGAACGTGAAAATGCTAGACGATTAGTGAGAATGTACAATCAGACCATAGAAACAGAAGTTACAAAACGAACAGAGATTTTAAAAAAGCTGTTTGGTGCAACTGGGAATAACGTCTATATGGAACCGAATATAAGAGTGGATTACGGATATAACATATATGTTGGAGAGAACTTTTTTGTGAATTTTGATTGCGTTATTTTAGATGTGTGTGAAGTTCGTATCGGTGATAATTGTATGATGGGACCTGGCGTACATATTTATACTGCAACGCATCCACTAAATCCAATTGAACGAAATTCAGGAAAAGAATACGCAAAGCCTGTTACTATTGGGCATAATGTTTGGGTTGGTGGGAAAGCTGTCATAAACCCTGGAGTGAACATTGGTGACAATGTTGTGATTGCATCTGGTTCAGTAGTAACGAAAGATGTGCCAGATAACGTAGTAGTAGGAGGGAATCCTGCTAGAATAATTAAAGAAATTTCAATTAATAAGTAG
- a CDS encoding CD3324 family protein — protein MSYLSAETILPNEIIEMIQQYVDGETIYIPRKNGSKKSWGEKNGTKDTLSKRNNEIYSKFCEGESIYLLSKRYFLSEKSIRRIIHHEKLSQ, from the coding sequence ATGAGTTACCTTAGTGCTGAAACTATTTTACCAAATGAGATTATTGAAATGATCCAGCAATATGTGGACGGAGAAACTATCTATATCCCAAGAAAAAATGGATCCAAAAAGTCCTGGGGTGAGAAAAACGGAACAAAAGATACTTTAAGTAAAAGAAATAATGAGATATATAGTAAGTTTTGTGAAGGTGAATCTATTTACTTATTATCTAAAAGATATTTTTTATCTGAAAAGAGCATAAGAAGGATTATCCACCACGAAAAGCTTAGCCAATAG
- a CDS encoding GNAT family N-acetyltransferase yields MNMTFRKPTKEDAEFIATWKYEGDYSFYNNDKTEAKLQWAQNIYKEDNTFVICDECDNVLGNCSFELEDNEYILGVQMNPSFTGQGSGTEFVSHILQFGKETFNYESITLFVATFNKRAIRIYDKLGFKTTDSFIANANNEITEFVVMKKSVSR; encoded by the coding sequence ATGAATATGACATTTCGCAAACCAACAAAAGAAGATGCTGAGTTTATCGCCACATGGAAGTATGAAGGTGACTATTCGTTTTATAACAACGATAAAACAGAAGCTAAGCTACAATGGGCACAAAACATTTATAAAGAAGATAATACATTTGTCATCTGCGATGAATGTGATAATGTCCTAGGAAATTGCAGCTTTGAATTAGAAGACAATGAATATATTCTAGGTGTACAGATGAATCCATCATTCACAGGTCAAGGAAGTGGGACAGAGTTTGTAAGCCACATATTGCAGTTCGGCAAAGAGACATTTAATTACGAATCCATTACTTTATTCGTAGCAACATTTAATAAAAGAGCCATTCGCATTTATGATAAATTAGGCTTTAAAACAACCGACTCTTTTATCGCCAATGCAAATAATGAGATAACTGAATTTGTAGTTATGAAAAAGAGTGTTAGTAGATGA